CAGCGCGCGCAGGCGCGCGGCGTCGTGGGCCATGCGGGCGCGCAACAGCAGCGCCGACGCCGCGATCGCGAAGAACATGGCCGCTGACGCGACGAGCATGACGCCGATGCCGCTGCTCGTCCGCGCAGGCAGTTCGACTTCCCGGCGAAGCTTCGGCGACGTGGGCTCCATCAAGTCGACCATAGCAGGGCCGGGCGCCCGGTTGTCGCGAAATTGTCGGCGCCACCGCGGGCGCGCGGGACGCGGGCCCCGGCCACGGCGGCGACCACCGGCTAGCCGAGTGGCCGGGATCGCCGACCCCGGAGCGACGGCAACGCGGCGAAACTTGGTTCGCCGCCGACGGCACGCATCGTGCTGGAGGCCCCGGCATGTCGATCCGCCGCCTGCTTCCCGCCCTCGTCCTGTCGTCTGCCGTCGCCGCCGCCGCGTGCGATCCGGGGGGCGAGCCCGCCTCGCCGGACGAGGAGTTCGGCATGGACGGGCCGGTGTCTCCGCTGCCGCCGCCCGGCAAGGCCGACAGCTTCGAGCGGCGCGGCCTGTGGGTGAACACCGACACGCGGCGCACGCAGGTGTGGACCGCGCGCAACCGGTGGGAGGACACCGACACGCCGGCTGCGCGCAAGGCGGGCATTGCGTGGCCGGCCAACTCGGGCCTCACGTGGGACGAGAAGTACGCGCTGTGGATCGACTCGATGCAGCGCACCGCCGGCACGAGTTACTACGACACCTTCATTCTCACGACGCCCTGGGGCAAACAGCTGCCGGCGCCGGCGCTCGAATGCGCGGAAGCGTCCATCTTCCTGCGGATCACGTTCGCCGCGTGGTACGAGCTGCCGTTCTTCATGGAGGCGGTCGACCGCCACGGCAACCGGATCTTCTTCGGTCACAACGGGGTCCGCACCGCCGCCGGCCGCTACGCGAACACGCCGGAGTTCGCCGTTCGTTACCGCGACTACAGCGACATGGACGTCGACGACGCGCTGGCCGACTGGCCGCACGACGACAGCCTGCGGCGCCGCAAGCTGTGGGGCGGCACCGACGAGCAGGACATGTTGCGCGACGGCGCGACGTTCGGCGAGTACCTCGACGAAATTCACCTCAACAAGCGCGCCGGCCACTTCACGATGCTCGCGCTCGGCTACCTCGGGTCGGTCAATCTGGCCGACTCGGCCAACACGTACAACATCGTGCCGGACGCGGTGCGCCCGGGCGACACGCTGCTCGAGCGATGGCAGCGGCACGGGATCGGGCACACCCTGGTCGTCAAGCAGGTCACGCCGATCGGCGAGGGCAACCTCGACGTGACGGTCGTGTCCGGCTCGATGCCGCGGCGCCAGCCGAAGTGGGAGTCCGGTGTCGCGTCGAAACGGTATTTCACCGACCCGCGCACGGGCGGGCGGGGCACCAACTACGAGGGCGACGAGTACGCCAAGCTCGGCGGTGGCCTCAAGCGCTGGCGGGTCACCAAGAACGTCGGCGGCTACTGGACCAACACGTTCATGCGCGGCGACGAGGCCCACTGGATCAACAGCACCGACACCGAGCGGATCGCGGCGCGGCCCGAGCAGTTCGAGCGCTTGCTCGGCGAGGTGTCGCCGGAGGACCAGCGCGACGCGCTGCTCGCGTTGATCGAGGACCGGCGCGCGCACCTGCGCAACTACCCGGCGTCGTGCGCGGCGCGGGAGGCGCGCGAGGGCGCGTTCCGCGAGCTGTACGACCTGGCGGCCCGCGAGTGGGGCATGACCGCCGCCGACGTCGATGCCCGGTACCGGACGCTCGACGACTACGTGTTCGCGGAACTCGAGTACACCCGGAGCAAGACGTGCTGCTGGAACTCGACGACGCCGGCGATGTACGAGATCGTCATGGACTACGCGCGCGCCGAGCAGGCGGAGGCGGAGGCCGAGGGCGTGTGCCGGGCGCCGACGCCGTTCATGAGCCACGCCGACGGCTACGAGCGGTGGCGCGACTTCGCCGAGCAGACCGGCCGCGGCGCCGCGTGGCGGCCGTGGAGCGAGGACGAGTCGTGCCCGCAGCGCGACGTGGCGGCCGATACGCTGCGCCCCGCGGACGGCGCCGACTTTTGCGCCGTGTCCCCCGGGGAGGGCGGCGCCGACGACTGCGCGGACGCATACGAGCCGAACCCGTCCGCGGACGAGGCGCCGGTGCTCGAGCCGGGGGCGCACGACGGCCTGCGCATCTGCGACGGCGACCGCGACTGGTTCCGCATCCCGAACGGCGGGACGGTGCGCATCTCGTTTTCCCACGCCGAGGGGGATCTCGACCTGAAGGCCTACGACGCGGGCGGCCGTCAAGTGGCGGTGTCCCAGTCCGTGTCGGACGTCGAGGAGGTGGCGGTGCCGGCGGGCGGCGCGGTCGAGGTGTACGGCTACAACGGCGCCACGGCGGCCTACCGAATCGAGTTGCGCTAGGAAGCGGTTGCGCATCGCTGCGCCGGCGGGGTTGCGGGACGCGAGGCGAGGTTCGGCGCGCGCCCGCCGCGTACGAGGGCCCGTATAACCATACGGAACGGAAGGGCGCGGGGACGGACGCCGGCGATCGCCCGCACATCGCGACCGCGGCCGGCGGCCGGGCGCACCAGCCGCCTGGCCATCGCCGGCGCCCGGCGCACGCCAGACCCCCGCGGCTGCTCGTGCGTGTCATAATCGAGACGCGATGTCGGCCGAGGATCACGGGGCAAAGCGCGGCGGCACGCGGGCTTTCGGCACCCCGGAGCCCGGCGCCGTCCAACCGGCGGGCGGTGCGGCGCCCGCGGCGCCGGTCGCGCCGCCGAGCGCGCCCACGCAGATCGCGTTCGGCGCGGACGACGACCCGTTGGTCGGCCAGACCCTCGCCGGGCGCTACAAGATCGAACGGCGCCTGGGCGAGGGCGGCATGGGCGCGGTCTATCTCGGCCTGCATGTGGCGCTCGAAAAGCGCGTCGCGCTCAAGGTGCTCCACGGCGAGTTCGTGCGCAAGCCGGACCTGGTCGAGCGCTTTTTGCAGGAGGCCAAGGCCGCCTCCAAGATCCGCCACGACAACGTCATCGACATCACCGACTTCGGACAGACCGAGGACGGCCTCGTGTTTTTCGCGATGGAGCTGCTCGACGGGCGCGACCTGTCCGACGAACTCGGGCGACTGCGCGCCGCCGGCGAGGTGATGCCGTGGGAGCGGATCCGGCACATCTTCCTGCAGATCGGCTCGGCGCTGTCGGCGGCGCACGCCAAGGGCATCATCCACCGCGACCTCAAGCCCGAGAACATCTACCTGATCGAGCGGCTCGGCCAGCGCGACTTCGTCAAGCTGCTCGACTTCGGCATCGCGAAGCTCACCGAGGTCAACGAGGAGGGCCGCAAGCTCACCAAGACCGGCATGTTGTTCGGCACGCCGGAGTACATGTCGCCGGAACAGGCGCGCGGCGAGAAGGTCGACCATCGCGTCGACATCTACGCGATGGGGTGCATCCTGTACCAGATGCTCGCCGGCCACGTGCCGTTCGAGGCGGACAACTTCATGGGCATCTTGACGTTGCACCTCACCCAGGAGCCGCCGCCGCTCGGCCCGGTGCTGGCCCGGTCCGGCGCACCGCCGCAAGTCGAAGCGATCGTGCGGCGCGCGCTCGCGAAGGACAAGGAGCAGCGCTACGGCTCGATCGACGAGATGATGGCCGACATCCTCGCGCTCGACGACGGGCTGAGCGATTCGTTCGACCGCGCCGGCGCGGCGGCGGGGCGACTGCAGCCGGCGACCGACGCGGCGGGGCCTGCCGCGTGGACCGGTACGGCCAACGCGACCGCCGTGGCGTCCTCCGCCGGCGGCCGGCGAACCGGGCTGTGGATCGGGCTGGGCGCGCTGGCCGTCGCC
The sequence above is drawn from the Deltaproteobacteria bacterium genome and encodes:
- a CDS encoding PEGA domain-containing protein — protein: MSAEDHGAKRGGTRAFGTPEPGAVQPAGGAAPAAPVAPPSAPTQIAFGADDDPLVGQTLAGRYKIERRLGEGGMGAVYLGLHVALEKRVALKVLHGEFVRKPDLVERFLQEAKAASKIRHDNVIDITDFGQTEDGLVFFAMELLDGRDLSDELGRLRAAGEVMPWERIRHIFLQIGSALSAAHAKGIIHRDLKPENIYLIERLGQRDFVKLLDFGIAKLTEVNEEGRKLTKTGMLFGTPEYMSPEQARGEKVDHRVDIYAMGCILYQMLAGHVPFEADNFMGILTLHLTQEPPPLGPVLARSGAPPQVEAIVRRALAKDKEQRYGSIDEMMADILALDDGLSDSFDRAGAAAGRLQPATDAAGPAAWTGTANATAVASSAGGRRTGLWIGLGALAVAAVAGGALALRGGSDDTAAATAQTAAAAAERAGQTPAAGEPPRGAQGARSGEPPRGAQGAESGETNAGRADSDRPGPTEPGGGGAAEPADLVSVVIKTEPRGARVRNTATGEIVGETPVTVRLPRGDDPVLFEIAADGYKPYDLIVTPTDSRDHDIRLERARRSGRRGGRHATPARAETGKGKADTKPAAESPGDRGGKSNSELKVPDELKKFNGGN